The Mycobacterium seoulense genome has a window encoding:
- a CDS encoding (2Fe-2S)-binding protein, translating into MYVCLCVGVTNHTVSEVVARGASTSKEVAAACGAGGDCGRCKRTLRAIIAASANLETAPSL; encoded by the coding sequence ATGTACGTGTGCCTGTGTGTCGGCGTGACCAACCACACGGTGTCCGAGGTGGTCGCGCGCGGCGCCTCCACCTCCAAGGAGGTTGCGGCCGCCTGTGGCGCCGGTGGGGACTGCGGACGGTGCAAGAGGACGCTGCGGGCGATCATCGCCGCGTCGGCCAATCTGGAAACCGCTCCGTCGCTCTGA
- the bfr gene encoding bacterioferritin, giving the protein MQGDPDVLRLLNEQLTGELTAINQYFLHSKMQDNWGFTELAEHTRAESFDEMRHAEAITDRILLLDGLPNYQRLFSLRIGQTLREQFEADLAIEYEVMDRLKPGIIMCREKQDTTSANLLEEIVADEEKHIDYLETQLELMDKLGVELYSAQCVSRPPS; this is encoded by the coding sequence ATGCAAGGGGATCCGGATGTCTTGCGCTTGCTCAACGAGCAGTTGACCGGCGAGCTCACCGCGATCAACCAATATTTCCTGCACTCCAAGATGCAGGACAACTGGGGATTCACCGAGCTCGCCGAGCACACCCGGGCCGAGTCCTTCGATGAGATGCGGCACGCCGAGGCGATCACCGACCGCATTCTGCTGCTCGACGGGTTGCCCAACTACCAGCGCCTCTTTTCGCTGCGCATCGGCCAGACGCTGCGCGAGCAGTTCGAGGCGGACCTGGCCATCGAATACGAGGTGATGGACCGGCTCAAGCCCGGCATCATCATGTGCCGCGAGAAGCAGGACACCACGAGCGCCAATCTGCTGGAAGAGATCGTCGCCGACGAGGAAAAGCACATCGACTACCTCGAGACGCAGCTGGAGCTGATGGACAAGCTCGGCGTGGAGCTCTACTCGGCGCAGTGCGTCTCGAGGCCGCCGAGCTAA
- a CDS encoding MDR family MFS transporter, whose amino-acid sequence MTSPAAIRGGSSTDAAPSGALVDPQRRNFIFVAILLGMLMAALDQTIVATALPTIVANLGGAGHQSWVVTSYLLASTIITALVGKFGDLFGRKRVFQAAVVFFVAGSVLCGLSSSMGMLVASRALQGIGGGGLMVTAMALIGEVIPLRDRGRYQGAMGAVFGVTTVIGPLLGGYFTDHFTWRWAFWINVPISVVVFFVAAAAIPALSDRTRPVIDYTGILFVGLGAAGLTLATSWGGTTYPWGSPMIIGLFVGSVMALCVFAWVESRAAAPILPTRLFGSPVFTVCCGLSFVVGFAMLGALTFLPTYMQFVDGVSATTSGLRTLPMVLGMLTTSMGSGVIVGRTGRYKVFPVAGTAVMAVAFFLMSRMDPSTSVLVQSLFLVILGAGIGMCMQTLVLIVQNTVGFDDLGVATSGVTFFRTIGSSFGAAIFGSLFTNFLHSRIGPALVASRAPAAAAASPEALHRLPRQAAAPIVAAYSESLTHVFGWAVPVALAGFVLALFLREVPLREMHDSTIDLGDAFGMPNTETPDQMLEGAVERMLRGAPGMRLRSIAMRPDCRLDVAGLWGVLRINRYGEMYGTARLTDIADYLRIPFEVLEPTFSRLIATGYARGDGNQLWLTPAGAQQVDYVHSLLVGWLVDKLARSPGFDGRPDRRVVEAALNRVAGRVLAQRDWNDDRPTTKIPVPTP is encoded by the coding sequence ATGACGAGCCCGGCAGCAATTCGAGGTGGTTCATCGACGGACGCCGCGCCCAGCGGCGCGCTGGTCGACCCGCAGCGACGCAATTTCATCTTCGTGGCGATCCTGCTCGGCATGCTGATGGCCGCCCTGGACCAGACGATCGTGGCGACCGCGTTGCCCACCATCGTCGCCAATCTCGGTGGCGCAGGCCATCAATCGTGGGTAGTCACCAGCTACTTGCTCGCCTCGACCATCATCACCGCCCTCGTCGGCAAGTTCGGTGACCTGTTCGGCCGCAAACGGGTGTTCCAGGCCGCCGTCGTATTCTTCGTCGCCGGATCGGTGCTGTGTGGGCTCTCGAGCTCGATGGGCATGCTGGTCGCGTCACGAGCGCTGCAGGGCATCGGCGGCGGCGGGCTCATGGTCACCGCCATGGCGCTGATCGGCGAGGTGATCCCGCTGCGGGACCGCGGCCGCTACCAGGGCGCGATGGGCGCAGTATTCGGCGTCACCACTGTGATCGGTCCCTTGCTCGGCGGCTACTTCACCGACCACTTCACCTGGCGCTGGGCGTTCTGGATCAACGTGCCGATCTCCGTTGTGGTCTTCTTCGTGGCCGCCGCCGCCATCCCGGCGCTCTCCGACCGCACCAGACCGGTCATCGACTACACCGGCATCCTGTTCGTCGGCCTGGGCGCCGCGGGGCTGACACTGGCCACCAGCTGGGGCGGGACCACCTACCCGTGGGGATCGCCGATGATCATCGGCCTGTTCGTCGGCTCGGTGATGGCGTTGTGCGTCTTCGCCTGGGTGGAAAGCCGCGCCGCCGCGCCGATCCTGCCGACGCGGCTGTTCGGCAGTCCGGTGTTCACGGTGTGCTGCGGCCTGTCCTTCGTGGTCGGTTTCGCGATGCTGGGCGCCCTGACGTTCCTGCCGACGTACATGCAGTTCGTCGACGGCGTCTCGGCCACCACGTCGGGCCTGCGCACGTTGCCGATGGTGCTCGGGATGCTGACCACCTCGATGGGCAGTGGTGTCATCGTCGGCCGCACGGGCAGATACAAGGTCTTTCCCGTCGCCGGCACCGCCGTCATGGCGGTGGCGTTCTTCCTGATGTCGCGGATGGACCCGTCGACATCGGTCTTGGTTCAATCGCTGTTCCTTGTCATCCTCGGCGCCGGGATCGGGATGTGCATGCAGACGCTCGTCCTGATCGTGCAGAACACCGTGGGCTTCGACGACCTCGGCGTCGCGACCTCCGGCGTCACCTTCTTCCGCACGATCGGCAGCTCGTTCGGCGCAGCCATCTTCGGTTCACTGTTCACGAACTTCCTGCACAGCCGGATCGGCCCGGCGCTGGTGGCCAGCCGCGCGCCTGCCGCGGCCGCTGCGTCGCCGGAGGCGTTGCACCGATTGCCCCGCCAGGCGGCCGCTCCGATCGTCGCCGCCTACTCCGAGTCGCTCACCCACGTGTTCGGATGGGCGGTTCCGGTCGCGCTGGCGGGGTTCGTCCTGGCGTTGTTCCTGCGGGAGGTCCCCCTGCGGGAAATGCACGACAGCACAATCGATCTCGGCGACGCGTTCGGCATGCCGAACACCGAGACACCGGATCAGATGCTGGAAGGCGCGGTCGAACGCATGCTGCGCGGTGCGCCCGGCATGCGATTGCGCAGCATCGCCATGCGCCCCGACTGCCGACTCGACGTGGCCGGCTTGTGGGGCGTCCTACGCATCAACCGCTACGGGGAGATGTACGGCACGGCCCGGCTCACCGACATCGCCGACTACCTACGGATACCGTTCGAGGTCTTGGAGCCCACCTTCTCGCGCCTGATCGCGACCGGATACGCCCGGGGCGACGGCAACCAGTTGTGGCTGACACCCGCGGGGGCCCAGCAGGTGGACTACGTGCACTCGCTGCTGGTGGGCTGGCTGGTCGACAAGCTCGCCCGGTCACCGGGATTCGACGGACGGCCGGATCGTCGCGTGGTCGAAGCGGCGCTGAATCGAGTCGCGGGTCGTGTTCTGGCGCAACGGGACTGGAACGACGACCGTCCCACCACGAAGATCCCGGTGCCCACACCCTGA
- a CDS encoding carboxymuconolactone decarboxylase family protein yields the protein MSRIGTFADDDLAGWFAKSPDIGGALGGFSNAVYTKNRLPLRTRELARAVIAHRNECVVCVNTRDEDGPAAGVDEELYDHAREWRTWPGYSEQERLAAEFADRFATDHTALRDDEDFWSRCSEHFSDELLADLALSCALWVGMGRVLRTLDIGQACKLTIPSRA from the coding sequence ATGAGCCGAATCGGAACATTTGCTGACGACGACCTGGCCGGCTGGTTCGCGAAGTCTCCGGACATCGGCGGCGCACTCGGCGGCTTCAGCAACGCGGTCTACACCAAGAACCGGTTGCCGCTGCGCACCCGCGAACTGGCCCGCGCCGTGATCGCCCACCGCAACGAATGCGTCGTCTGCGTCAACACCCGCGACGAGGACGGGCCCGCCGCCGGTGTCGACGAAGAGCTCTACGACCACGCCCGGGAGTGGCGCACCTGGCCCGGCTACAGCGAGCAGGAGCGGCTGGCGGCCGAGTTCGCGGACCGATTCGCCACCGACCACACCGCGCTGCGCGACGACGAGGATTTCTGGAGCCGTTGCTCCGAACACTTCTCCGACGAGTTGCTGGCCGACTTGGCCCTGTCGTGCGCGCTGTGGGTCGGCATGGGCCGCGTGTTGCGGACCCTCGACATCGGCCAGGCCTGCAAGCTGACCATCCCCAGCCGCGCATAG
- a CDS encoding TIGR03854 family LLM class F420-dependent oxidoreductase → MKIRFGVGLGADTAPDQLGPIVDHLEASGVDSLWFSELVYTPAVDPVVGMAYALARTTRLKVGTSVAVLPGRHPVLVAKQLASLAALAPKRVLPVFGLRSAIPAEREVFVVPDGERAAVFEESLRVLRSALVEDSADYSGRYFTVSGAAVMPRPNPPLDIWLGGSAPAAFRRIGALADGWLGSFLTPAEARAGRETIERAAAQAGRQIDPDHFGISLAVVDGAGGELPPGLAAAARSRRPDVDPAELIAADWDQLHRQLDAYIDAGLTKFVIRPAGGAPLDGFLDRFVTELLGRQN, encoded by the coding sequence GTGAAGATTCGTTTCGGCGTCGGCCTGGGTGCGGACACCGCTCCAGATCAGTTGGGCCCCATCGTCGATCACCTGGAGGCCAGCGGGGTCGACTCGCTCTGGTTCTCCGAGCTGGTATACACCCCGGCGGTCGATCCGGTGGTGGGGATGGCCTACGCGCTGGCCAGGACGACCCGGTTGAAGGTCGGCACCTCGGTGGCGGTGCTTCCGGGGCGGCACCCGGTATTGGTCGCCAAGCAATTGGCCTCGCTGGCGGCCCTGGCGCCCAAGCGGGTCCTTCCCGTCTTCGGCCTACGGTCGGCGATCCCGGCCGAGCGAGAGGTGTTCGTGGTCCCCGACGGAGAGCGGGCCGCGGTGTTCGAGGAGTCGCTGCGGGTGCTGCGCTCGGCGCTGGTCGAGGATTCGGCCGACTACAGCGGCAGGTATTTCACCGTCAGTGGTGCCGCGGTCATGCCGCGGCCGAACCCGCCGTTGGACATCTGGTTGGGCGGCTCGGCGCCGGCGGCGTTCCGGCGCATCGGCGCGCTGGCCGACGGCTGGTTGGGCAGTTTCTTGACCCCGGCGGAGGCGCGGGCGGGCCGGGAGACGATCGAACGGGCCGCGGCGCAAGCGGGCCGGCAGATCGATCCCGATCACTTCGGGATCTCATTGGCCGTGGTGGACGGGGCCGGCGGCGAGCTACCCCCGGGCCTGGCCGCGGCGGCCCGGAGCCGGCGGCCTGACGTCGACCCCGCCGAGCTGATCGCCGCAGACTGGGATCAGCTGCACCGACAATTGGACGCCTACATCGACGCGGGACTGACGAAATTCGTCATCCGGCCGGCGGGCGGTGCGCCGTTGGACGGTTTCCTCGATCGGTTCGTCACCGAGTTGCTCGGCCGCCAGAACTGA
- a CDS encoding type I glutamate--ammonia ligase yields the protein MTGTPLAAAAIAQLESEGVDTVIGTVVNPAGLTLAKTVPIRRTNTFADPGLGASPSWHAFAIDQSGIAFTPDVGVIGDQRLRIDLSALRIVGDGLAWAPAAFFSQDGAPVPACARGALSRIEAALSEAGIEAMIGHEVEFLLVAPDGDRLPSTLWAQYGLAGVLEHEAFVRDVVRSTAAAGIAIEQFHPEYGPNQFELSLAPQSPVAAADQLVLVRLIVGRVARRHGVRISLSPAPFAGGVGSGAHQHFSLTMPEGPLFSDGPGARGMTAAGESAVAGVVAGLPEAQGILCGSIVSGLRMQPGNWAGAYACWGTENREAAVRFIAGGPANPRGGNVEVKIVDASANPYLASAAILGLAVDGIKRRAALPPEITTDPAALSDSDRVRDGVVGLQRGQAEVIAALDRSELLRGILGDAAVDMVVAVRGLEHERYGDLDTEELADKFRMAWSL from the coding sequence ATGACCGGCACACCGCTTGCCGCCGCGGCGATCGCCCAGCTGGAGTCCGAGGGTGTCGACACAGTCATCGGCACCGTCGTGAATCCCGCCGGGCTCACCCTGGCCAAGACGGTCCCGATCCGGCGGACGAACACGTTCGCCGATCCCGGCCTCGGGGCCAGCCCCTCGTGGCACGCCTTCGCGATCGACCAGAGCGGCATCGCCTTCACCCCCGATGTCGGCGTGATCGGGGACCAGCGACTCCGCATCGACCTCTCGGCCCTGCGCATCGTCGGCGACGGGCTCGCGTGGGCGCCCGCCGCGTTTTTCTCCCAGGACGGCGCACCCGTCCCCGCCTGCGCCCGCGGCGCGCTGAGCCGGATCGAGGCCGCGCTCAGCGAAGCCGGGATCGAGGCGATGATCGGGCACGAGGTCGAATTCCTCCTCGTCGCCCCAGACGGTGACCGCCTCCCGTCGACGTTGTGGGCGCAGTACGGCCTCGCCGGCGTCCTGGAGCACGAAGCGTTCGTCCGGGACGTCGTCCGGTCGACGGCCGCGGCGGGCATCGCGATCGAGCAGTTCCATCCCGAGTACGGTCCGAACCAGTTCGAACTCTCCCTGGCGCCACAATCCCCGGTCGCCGCCGCCGACCAACTGGTGCTGGTGCGGCTCATCGTCGGACGCGTGGCCCGCCGCCACGGGGTTCGCATCAGCCTGTCACCCGCACCGTTTGCCGGTGGCGTCGGATCCGGTGCGCATCAACATTTTTCGCTGACCATGCCGGAGGGACCCCTGTTCTCCGACGGCCCGGGCGCCAGGGGCATGACGGCGGCGGGGGAGAGCGCGGTGGCGGGGGTGGTTGCCGGACTGCCGGAGGCGCAGGGCATCCTGTGCGGCTCGATCGTGTCCGGCTTACGGATGCAGCCCGGCAATTGGGCCGGCGCGTATGCGTGCTGGGGGACCGAGAACCGCGAGGCGGCGGTGCGATTCATCGCGGGCGGTCCGGCCAACCCGCGGGGGGGAAATGTCGAGGTGAAGATCGTCGACGCCTCCGCAAACCCCTACCTGGCGTCGGCGGCGATCCTGGGGCTTGCGGTGGACGGAATCAAACGCCGGGCCGCGCTGCCGCCCGAGATCACGACCGACCCGGCGGCCCTGTCCGATTCCGACCGGGTGCGCGACGGCGTCGTCGGCCTGCAACGGGGGCAGGCCGAAGTGATTGCCGCACTGGACCGTTCGGAGCTGCTGCGGGGCATTCTGGGCGACGCCGCGGTCGACATGGTGGTTGCGGTCCGCGGTCTGGAACACGAACGCTACGGCGACCTCGACACCGAGGAACTTGCGGACAAGTTCCGCATGGCCTGGAGCCTGTGA
- a CDS encoding amidohydrolase family protein, producing MTSDALAQHIGEVTLIDQHVHGCWSAAGDLRRFENALNEANTEPIVGSGFDSQLGFAVRAHCAPVLGLPKHVDPQSYWEHRSRLSETELARTFLPAAGVSDWLMDTGIGTDTAGLAGIAELSGGRAHEVVRLEEVAEEAARTPGDYAAAFDDILQRQAARAVGTKSILAYRGGFEGDLSEPSAGQVAEAAGRWRDRGGTRLQDRVLLRFGLHRALRLGKPLQFHVGLGDRDCDLHKTNPLLLLDFLRRSGDTPIVLLHCYPYEREAGYLAQAFNSVYVDGGLSVNQLGARAPAFVARLLELAPFGKILYSSDGFGPAELHFLGAALWRKAIHRVLRDFVADDDWSERDAIRVVDLIAHDNAAGLYGV from the coding sequence ATGACGTCCGACGCCCTGGCCCAACACATCGGCGAAGTGACGCTGATCGATCAACACGTCCACGGTTGCTGGTCGGCGGCGGGGGATCTGCGGCGGTTCGAGAACGCGCTCAACGAGGCGAACACCGAACCCATCGTCGGCTCGGGTTTCGACTCACAACTCGGCTTTGCGGTGCGCGCCCACTGCGCGCCCGTCCTGGGCCTCCCAAAACACGTTGATCCCCAATCCTATTGGGAACACCGCAGCCGGCTCAGCGAGACCGAACTGGCCCGCACGTTCCTGCCGGCGGCGGGAGTGAGCGATTGGCTGATGGACACCGGGATAGGCACCGACACCGCGGGCCTGGCCGGCATCGCCGAACTGTCCGGCGGCCGCGCGCACGAGGTCGTTCGCCTCGAGGAGGTGGCCGAGGAGGCCGCGCGCACGCCGGGCGACTACGCGGCGGCGTTCGACGACATCCTGCAGCGGCAGGCGGCGAGGGCGGTCGGCACCAAGTCGATCCTGGCCTACCGGGGCGGGTTTGAGGGGGACCTGAGCGAACCGTCCGCCGGGCAGGTCGCCGAGGCCGCCGGCCGGTGGCGCGACCGCGGCGGTACCCGGTTACAGGATCGGGTGTTGCTGCGCTTCGGGTTGCATCGGGCGCTGCGGCTCGGCAAGCCCCTGCAGTTCCACGTGGGACTCGGCGACCGTGACTGCGACCTACACAAGACCAACCCGCTGCTGTTACTCGACTTCCTGCGGCGGTCGGGGGACACCCCGATCGTGTTGTTGCACTGCTACCCCTACGAGCGTGAGGCCGGCTACCTGGCGCAGGCCTTCAACAGCGTCTATGTCGACGGCGGGTTGAGCGTGAACCAGCTCGGAGCGCGCGCGCCCGCGTTCGTCGCCCGGCTGCTGGAGCTGGCACCCTTCGGCAAGATCCTCTATTCGTCGGACGGGTTCGGCCCCGCGGAACTCCACTTCCTCGGTGCGGCATTGTGGCGCAAGGCAATTCATCGCGTATTGCGTGATTTCGTGGCCGATGACGACTGGAGCGAGCGCGACGCGATCCGGGTGGTCGACCTGATCGCGCACGACAACGCCGCCGGGCTCTACGGCGTTTGA
- a CDS encoding lysophospholipid acyltransferase family protein — MPTARGVLDWARDKVVSWVPKADLDQRDPDYIRDQLPGTWLLASFYFRADVRGMHRIPAEGPVLLVGNHSGGNVPPDTFVFTLAFCSYFGVERPFYQLAHNLVVSAPPLGWLRKFGTVAANPENARLALDSGAALLVYPGGDYEVFRPSWERHKVDFGGRMGYVKLAREAGVPIVPVASVGGQESALFLNRGQWLAKLLMADRLLRLKSIPISLALPWGLNISDLAGHIPLPTKIVIEVQDPIEVDGDDQAVHDKVMASLQAGVDRLAAERRFPVLG; from the coding sequence ATGCCGACCGCGAGGGGTGTCTTGGATTGGGCCCGCGACAAAGTCGTGTCGTGGGTGCCCAAGGCCGACCTCGACCAGCGGGACCCCGACTACATCCGCGACCAGCTCCCCGGAACGTGGCTGCTGGCGTCGTTCTACTTCCGGGCGGACGTGCGGGGCATGCATCGCATTCCGGCCGAGGGGCCGGTGTTGCTCGTCGGCAACCACAGCGGCGGCAACGTGCCGCCCGACACCTTCGTGTTCACGCTGGCCTTCTGCTCCTATTTCGGCGTCGAGCGGCCCTTCTACCAATTGGCCCATAACCTCGTCGTGTCAGCACCGCCGCTGGGCTGGCTGCGCAAATTCGGCACGGTCGCGGCCAACCCCGAGAATGCCCGCCTCGCATTGGATTCCGGCGCCGCGCTGCTCGTCTACCCCGGCGGCGACTACGAGGTGTTCCGGCCCTCGTGGGAACGCCACAAGGTCGACTTCGGGGGGCGCATGGGCTACGTCAAGCTGGCCCGGGAGGCGGGGGTGCCGATCGTCCCCGTCGCCAGCGTCGGCGGCCAGGAGAGCGCGCTGTTCCTCAACCGCGGGCAGTGGCTGGCCAAGTTGCTGATGGCCGACCGGTTGCTCCGGCTGAAAAGCATCCCGATATCGCTGGCCCTGCCCTGGGGGCTCAACATCAGCGACCTGGCGGGCCACATTCCGCTGCCGACCAAGATCGTGATCGAGGTCCAGGACCCGATCGAGGTCGACGGTGACGACCAGGCGGTGCACGACAAGGTGATGGCCAGCCTGCAGGCCGGGGTCGACCGGCTGGCCGCCGAACGGCGATTCCCGGTGCTCGGCTGA
- a CDS encoding SRPBCC family protein, which yields MRVERRCVINAPRSAVWKIVSDPDCYPSFMTSLERWESSNDKPPGVGARYTVHWKIGSVPVGGLIEVVEFDDDRDLAFVGLTGITLRGRIRLRDAHDGRTKVTFRLSYQAPGGLLGYIADRIAVRQVGRTLAETLKRLKTLAES from the coding sequence ATGCGCGTCGAACGCCGTTGCGTCATCAACGCTCCCCGCTCGGCGGTGTGGAAGATCGTCAGCGACCCCGACTGCTACCCGTCGTTCATGACGAGCCTGGAGCGGTGGGAGTCGTCGAACGACAAGCCCCCCGGTGTCGGTGCGCGCTACACCGTGCATTGGAAGATCGGCTCCGTACCCGTGGGCGGCCTCATCGAGGTGGTCGAGTTCGACGACGACCGCGACCTGGCCTTCGTGGGCCTGACCGGCATCACCCTGCGGGGGCGAATCCGGCTGCGCGACGCCCACGACGGGCGGACGAAGGTGACGTTTCGCCTGTCGTACCAGGCGCCGGGCGGCCTGCTCGGTTACATCGCCGACCGGATCGCCGTGCGCCAGGTGGGCCGCACGCTCGCCGAGACGTTGAAGCGGCTCAAGACACTCGCCGAGTCGTAA
- a CDS encoding DMT family transporter translates to MLKSDIAVVLALCAALASAIGAVSRQRSAHEVTDEPVGHWELFRMSLRDSRWWLGGGGAVANYSLQAAALELGSVMLVTALQVTALLFALPVNARLTHQRVTRWQWMWATVLAVALAVVVTVGDPKAGQSQGSLTTWTVVALVLGPLLVCCVLGARIWPGPRAAVLLAVVAGSSLALFAVLTKAVVAAAGHGFAALLCAPEFYVWILAALAGMIFQQSSFRAGALTASMPSVTVAKPAVASVLGIVVLGETLNADGVGTIVLASAVIVVIVAIVALARGEADTAALSGEQNAETPDQATGPETLTRPRETFGPPCHRHLFVASAAARAA, encoded by the coding sequence ATGTTGAAGTCGGACATCGCGGTTGTGCTCGCCCTGTGCGCCGCGCTGGCATCCGCGATCGGCGCGGTGAGCCGTCAACGGTCCGCGCATGAGGTCACCGACGAACCAGTCGGCCACTGGGAGTTGTTCCGCATGTCGTTGCGCGACTCCCGGTGGTGGCTTGGCGGCGGCGGAGCCGTTGCCAACTACAGCCTGCAAGCCGCCGCGCTGGAGCTCGGGTCGGTGATGTTGGTGACGGCGCTGCAGGTGACGGCGCTGCTCTTCGCCCTGCCGGTCAATGCGCGGCTGACCCATCAGCGGGTGACCCGCTGGCAGTGGATGTGGGCGACGGTCCTCGCCGTCGCTCTGGCGGTGGTCGTCACGGTTGGCGACCCGAAGGCCGGGCAGTCGCAGGGGTCGCTGACAACCTGGACTGTGGTGGCCCTGGTGTTGGGGCCGCTACTGGTCTGCTGTGTCCTGGGTGCGCGCATTTGGCCCGGTCCGCGTGCGGCTGTACTGCTGGCGGTGGTGGCCGGTTCGTCACTGGCCCTGTTCGCGGTGCTCACCAAAGCCGTTGTCGCGGCGGCCGGACATGGTTTCGCTGCGCTGCTGTGCGCGCCAGAGTTCTATGTCTGGATACTGGCGGCGTTGGCGGGGATGATCTTTCAGCAGTCATCGTTTCGCGCTGGTGCGCTGACCGCCTCAATGCCGTCGGTGACCGTGGCCAAACCAGCGGTGGCATCGGTTCTGGGCATCGTGGTGCTCGGCGAGACCCTCAACGCCGATGGCGTGGGCACGATCGTCCTGGCGTCGGCCGTGATAGTGGTGATTGTCGCGATAGTGGCGCTAGCCCGCGGCGAGGCCGATACGGCGGCGCTCAGTGGCGAACAAAACGCGGAGACCCCTGATCAGGCTACGGGGCCCGAGACGCTAACCCGGCCGCGCGAAACGTTCGGTCCGCCGTGCCATCGACACCTGTTCGTGGCGAGCGCAGCTGCTCGTGCCGCATGA
- a CDS encoding nuclear transport factor 2 family protein encodes MISVEDVVLGLWQALSRRDWEAVKTFLSDDCLYVDMPVPALSARGPEDIVKRLKMGLEPLAGYENHDGVLVSNGSDVMYEHSETWTFTSGEQGVLRFVTVHKVADGKITVWKDYWDMNSLVAFAPPNHFENLANADTSWVFDATGMV; translated from the coding sequence ATGATTTCGGTCGAGGATGTCGTCCTCGGGCTGTGGCAGGCGCTCTCGCGGCGGGACTGGGAGGCGGTCAAGACGTTCCTGTCCGATGACTGCCTCTACGTCGACATGCCGGTTCCGGCGCTGTCGGCGCGCGGACCGGAAGACATCGTCAAGCGGCTCAAGATGGGCCTCGAGCCGCTGGCGGGCTACGAAAACCACGACGGCGTGCTGGTGTCCAACGGTTCCGACGTCATGTACGAGCATTCCGAGACGTGGACGTTCACGTCGGGCGAGCAGGGTGTGCTGAGATTCGTCACGGTCCACAAGGTCGCGGACGGCAAGATCACCGTCTGGAAAGACTATTGGGACATGAACAGTCTCGTCGCCTTCGCTCCCCCGAACCACTTCGAGAACCTCGCGAATGCGGACACCAGCTGGGTTTTCGATGCCACGGGGATGGTCTGA
- a CDS encoding cytochrome P450 gives MKERLHWLAMHGFIRGVATLGVRRGDLHARLIADPGVAENPAPFYDEFRAAGPLVKGRVSYLTADHALAHELLRSDDFRVLVFGANLPRPLRWLEGRTRDDLLHPLRAPSLLAVEPPDHTRYRKTVSAVFTPRAVAALRDRVEDTAAELLDSLAAESGSSQVVDIVGRYCSQLPVAIISDILGVPERERRRVLEFGELAAPSLDIGLTWQQYRRVQRGLAGFSSWLAEHLSQLRRAPTDNLMSQLIQIAESGSAETYLDASELQAIAGLVLAAGFETTVNLLGNGIRMLLDTPDHLDTLRRRPDLWPNAVEEILRLESPVQLTARMARGEVELAGQQLQRGDLVLVYLAAANRDPSVFDEPHRFDIERANAGRHLAFSGGRHFCLGAALARAEGEVGLRTFFERFPQVRAAGAGSRRDTRVLRGWSSLPVALGPARSMARITG, from the coding sequence GTGAAGGAACGACTGCACTGGTTGGCGATGCACGGGTTCATCCGGGGCGTCGCGACGCTCGGGGTCCGCCGGGGTGACTTGCACGCCAGGCTGATCGCCGATCCCGGGGTGGCCGAAAACCCGGCGCCCTTCTACGACGAGTTCCGGGCCGCGGGGCCGTTGGTCAAGGGCCGCGTCAGTTACCTCACGGCCGACCATGCGCTCGCCCATGAGTTGCTGCGCTCCGACGACTTCCGCGTGCTGGTGTTCGGCGCGAATCTGCCGCGGCCGTTGCGCTGGCTGGAGGGCCGCACCCGCGACGACCTGCTGCACCCGCTCCGCGCGCCGTCGCTGCTCGCCGTCGAGCCGCCAGACCACACCCGCTACCGCAAGACGGTCTCGGCGGTCTTCACCCCCCGGGCGGTCGCCGCATTGCGGGATCGGGTCGAGGACACCGCGGCCGAGCTGTTGGATTCGCTGGCCGCCGAGTCCGGCTCCTCCCAGGTCGTCGACATCGTCGGCCGGTATTGCTCGCAGCTTCCGGTCGCAATCATCAGCGACATCCTCGGCGTCCCAGAGCGGGAACGGCGGCGCGTCCTGGAATTCGGTGAACTCGCCGCACCGAGCCTGGACATCGGGCTGACGTGGCAGCAGTACCGCCGCGTGCAGCGCGGACTCGCCGGCTTCAGCTCGTGGCTCGCCGAGCACCTGAGCCAGTTACGGCGCGCCCCGACCGACAACTTGATGAGCCAGCTGATCCAGATAGCCGAAAGCGGCTCGGCAGAAACCTATTTGGACGCCAGCGAGCTCCAGGCGATCGCCGGGCTGGTGTTGGCGGCCGGCTTCGAGACCACGGTCAACCTGCTGGGCAACGGGATTCGCATGCTGCTGGACACTCCCGACCACCTCGACACATTGCGCCGACGGCCCGACCTGTGGCCCAATGCCGTTGAGGAGATACTGCGGCTGGAGTCGCCGGTGCAGCTGACGGCCCGGATGGCGCGGGGCGAGGTCGAACTGGCCGGCCAGCAGCTGCAGCGGGGCGACCTGGTGCTCGTCTATCTGGCCGCCGCCAACCGCGACCCATCCGTCTTCGACGAACCGCACCGCTTCGACATCGAAAGAGCCAATGCGGGAAGGCATCTCGCGTTCTCCGGAGGACGGCACTTCTGTTTGGGTGCGGCGCTGGCGCGCGCCGAGGGCGAAGTCGGGCTGCGGACCTTCTTCGAACGTTTTCCCCAGGTGCGCGCGGCTGGCGCGGGCAGCAGGCGCGACACACGCGTGCTGCGGGGCTGGTCGTCGCTGCCGGTGGCACTGGGGCCGGCGCGGTCGATGGCCCGCATCACCGGCTAG